One Nicotiana tomentosiformis chromosome 4, ASM39032v3, whole genome shotgun sequence genomic window carries:
- the LOC138910499 gene encoding uncharacterized protein, protein MITGLELAKGLGAEVIEAKCVSLLVVNQVNGTFEVREDRMQRYLDKLQVTLHRFKEWTLQHVHRDQNNEADALANLGSSIDNNELNSEAIVQFMRSVVEEGHAEINSTSLTWDWRNKYIEYFKTGKLPSDPKESRALRTKATQFTLTEDGTLFRRTFNSPLAICLGPGDTEYILREVHEGTYGNHSGTESWFKR, encoded by the coding sequence atgattacaggtctcgaactagccaaaggcttgggagcggaggtAATCGAGGCCAAATGCGTCTCCCTCCTCGTAGTGAATCAGGTTAACGGAACCTTCGAAGTTAGAGAAgaccgaatgcaaagatacctagataagttacaagtaactttacaccgatttaaggagtggactttgcaacatgtgcaTAGAGATCAGAATAATGAGGCTgatgctcttgcaaacttagggtcATCAATCGATAACAACGAGCTCAATTCAGAAGCCATCGTGCAATTCATGAGATCAGtagtcgaagaaggtcacgccgagataaattccaccagcttgacctgggattggagaaataagtacatAGAATATTTTAAGACCGGAAAGCTTCCCTCAGATCCGAAAGAATCTAGGGCCCTACGCACAAAGGCAACACAGTTCACTTTGACCGAAGATGGCACCTTGTTTAGGAGGACTTTCAATAGCCCATTAGCTATATGtctgggaccaggagacaccgagtaCATTttaagggaagttcacgaaggtaCTTATGGAAATCACTCCGGTACTGAATCTTGGTTCAAAAGGTAA
- the LOC104091584 gene encoding probable galacturonosyltransferase-like 1, whose amino-acid sequence MKSERQLLPLFFLSFFIISSTATTTTAAAAVRIRNAAVTKIPQLFREAPEFYNSPECPSIENTQNLICSIEAVHVAMTLDSAYIRGSMAAILSILQHSSCPQNTIFHFVASASANASLLRATILASFPYLKFQVYQFDDSYVAGLISTSIRSALDCPLNYARSYLANILPTCVKKVVYLDSDLVLVDDIAKLAATPLGENKILAAPEYCNANFTSYFTPTFWSNPSLSLTFADRKACYFNTGVMVIDLDRWRNGDYTNKIEEWMELQKRMRIYELGSLPPFLLVFAGNIAPVDHRWNQHGLGGDNFRGLCRDLHPGPVSLLHWSGKGKPWARLDANRPCPLDALWAPYDLLKPPFSFDS is encoded by the coding sequence ATGAAGTCAGAACGCCAACTCTTAcctctttttttcctttcttttttcatCATTTCTTCCACCGCCACCACTACCACCGCCGCCGCTGCGGTTAGAATACGCAATGCCGCCGTTACAAAAATCCCACAACTGTTCAGAGAAGCCCCTGAATTCTATAACTCCCCTGAATGTCCTTCCATTGAAAATACCCAAAACTTAATATGCTCTATTGAAGCTGTTCACGTAGCTATGACACTTGATTCCGCTTATATACGTGGCTCAATGGCAGCTATTCTTTCCATTCTTCAACACTCATCTTGTCCACAAAACACAATCTTCCACTTCGTCGCTTCCGCTTCTGCAAACGCGTCACTCCTACGCGCCACCATTCTCGCGTCTTTCCCTTACCTTAAATTCCAAGTCTATCAATTCGACGATTCATATGTTGCCGGACTTATTTCAACCTCAATCCGTTCAGCTCTCGATTGTCCTTTAAACTACGCAAGAAGTTACTTAGCCAATATTTTACCAACTTGTGTTAAAAAAGTTGTCTACTTGGATTCCGATTTGGTCTTAGTTGATGACATTGCAAAATTAGCCGCAACTCCATTAGGTGAAAACAAAATTCTAGCCGCTCCAGAATATTGCAACGCAAATTTCACTTCATATTTTACACCAACTTTTTGGTCAAACCCATCACTTTCCTTAACATTTGCGGATCGTAAAGCTTGTTATTTTAACACGGGAGTAATGGTAATCGATCTTGATCGTTGGAGAAATGGTGATTATACGAATAAAATCGAAGAATGGATGGAATTACAAAAAAGAATGAGAATTTATGAATTGGGTTCATTGCCGCCGTTTTTGCTAGTGTTCGCCGGAAATATAGCTCCGGTGGATCACCGGTGGAATCAACATGGGTTAGGTGGAGATAATTTTCGTGGGCTTTGTAGAGATTTACATCCTGGTCCAGTAAGTTTATTGCATTGGAGTGGAAAAGGGAAACCTTGGGCTAGACTTGATGCTAATCGGCCTTGTCCTTTAGATGCTCTTTGGGCTCCTTATGATCTGTTAAAACCTCCATTTTcgtttgattcttga